A region of Moorena sp. SIOASIH DNA encodes the following proteins:
- a CDS encoding polynucleotide kinase: MNSKLELFVDCDWTIRQPSGQGRFIDHPDQQKVIEGADKALQCFKNEGYIILGVTNQAGVAARHKTLSNCIKEQQKTLKLLPQLKGIIFCPDYGATCYYCERHYFSEVTSKAYAGEYRKPKPGMILQFKTNGSSALMVGD; this comes from the coding sequence ATGAATTCAAAACTTGAGCTATTTGTAGATTGCGACTGGACCATTCGCCAGCCGAGTGGTCAAGGTAGATTTATCGACCACCCTGACCAGCAAAAAGTGATTGAAGGAGCTGATAAAGCTCTGCAATGTTTCAAAAATGAGGGTTATATCATTCTTGGGGTGACCAATCAGGCTGGAGTTGCAGCCCGACATAAAACCCTGAGTAATTGTATTAAAGAGCAACAGAAAACTCTTAAATTGCTTCCCCAGCTCAAAGGAATTATTTTTTGTCCTGACTATGGGGCAACCTGTTATTATTGCGAGCGGCACTACTTTTCTGAAGTAACCAGTAAAGCATACGCTGGAGAATACCGAAAACCAAAGCCGGGAATGATTTTGCAGTTTAAAACCAACGGCTCTTCAGCTTTGATGGTTGGCGATTGA
- a CDS encoding polysaccharide pyruvyl transferase family protein, with amino-acid sequence MNIFLIGYYGYGNIGDDLFVEQLTNYFASKKDVKKIFICCQTNYYQGLSDKVVFFRNAQLSKLKRTLLLLKSDCIAWGGGTLNLQDRPRNLSRMQALSKLMGKRFCFLGVGLESVKSEKKKKIADIFEKADLLYLRDNHSYDMALQQLQLAKSPDLGGDLAFLDLTMYEKFVKPANQASDIANISFSGKFWWGEGRAEFYAKQLMPLIEKYNCMIHLLPGHVGNERNDNRFHERLKKYLPASNCQINSWKNPEEFLAILRHMDFHIGNRLHSIILADLLGIANIGIVNSESKIKHYIDKSEMLPTARVVNFMEPLSLERIETVFKNYKRPEEFICQESKTAKECLEKVFANR; translated from the coding sequence GTGAATATTTTCCTGATTGGTTATTACGGCTATGGTAATATTGGCGACGATTTGTTTGTTGAGCAGTTAACTAATTATTTCGCTAGTAAAAAAGATGTCAAAAAAATATTTATCTGTTGCCAAACTAATTATTACCAAGGTTTGAGTGACAAAGTTGTGTTCTTTAGGAATGCACAACTATCAAAACTAAAAAGAACTTTATTACTATTGAAAAGTGACTGCATAGCCTGGGGTGGGGGAACCTTAAACCTGCAAGACAGGCCAAGGAATTTATCAAGGATGCAAGCCTTGTCAAAATTAATGGGTAAGCGTTTCTGCTTCCTCGGTGTTGGATTAGAAAGTGTGAAATCTGAGAAGAAAAAAAAGATAGCTGATATCTTTGAAAAAGCCGATCTGTTATACCTTAGAGATAACCATTCCTATGATATGGCATTGCAACAGCTTCAACTTGCTAAATCACCTGACTTAGGAGGTGACTTGGCTTTCTTGGATTTGACTATGTATGAAAAGTTTGTCAAACCAGCCAACCAAGCTAGTGATATTGCCAACATATCCTTCTCTGGAAAATTTTGGTGGGGTGAAGGTAGGGCTGAGTTTTATGCCAAACAGTTAATGCCACTCATTGAGAAGTATAATTGTATGATTCATTTGCTACCAGGACATGTAGGAAATGAAAGAAATGATAATCGCTTCCACGAACGACTGAAGAAATATTTACCTGCTTCTAATTGCCAAATCAACTCATGGAAAAATCCGGAAGAGTTTCTAGCAATCCTGAGGCACATGGATTTTCACATCGGTAATCGCCTGCACTCAATTATACTAGCCGATCTCCTTGGGATTGCCAATATTGGAATTGTTAATTCCGAATCAAAAATTAAGCATTACATTGATAAGTCAGAAATGCTACCGACAGCAAGAGTGGTAAATTTTATGGAGCCCTTGTCTCTAGAGCGGATAGAAACAGTTTTCAAAAATTACAAAAGACCAGAAGAGTTTATCTGCCAAGAATCAAAAACTGCGAAAGAATGTCTTGAGAAAGTTTTTGCCAATAGATAG
- a CDS encoding ATP/GTP-binding protein, with amino-acid sequence MDSIRIVVTGTIGAGKSTFVRTFSEGAVIETERTATDATSLFKKKTTVALDFGLRSLNRNLDLHLYGTPGQARFDFMWDILIRRAHAYILLMAANRTSDFASARQILSFMQERVTIPMIIGLTHTDVAGAWTPEEIMMRMAYIGDTNQPPIVAVNPNNKTSVFETVMILMAQMLCQGSVIESARREKVSQAAPLPVKNQYHWPNPQFLSGG; translated from the coding sequence ATGGACAGTATACGGATTGTAGTAACGGGAACAATAGGGGCTGGCAAATCTACTTTTGTCAGAACATTCAGCGAAGGTGCGGTTATTGAAACAGAACGAACGGCTACGGATGCCACATCATTGTTTAAGAAAAAAACGACCGTTGCCTTAGACTTTGGTTTGCGTTCCTTAAATCGGAACTTGGATTTGCACCTGTATGGAACTCCTGGTCAAGCTCGCTTTGATTTTATGTGGGATATTTTGATTCGCCGAGCTCACGCCTATATTTTATTGATGGCAGCTAATCGAACCAGTGATTTTGCTAGTGCTCGTCAGATTTTATCGTTTATGCAGGAGCGGGTCACTATTCCAATGATTATTGGTCTGACTCATACTGATGTTGCAGGGGCATGGACTCCAGAGGAAATTATGATGCGCATGGCATACATCGGCGATACCAATCAACCCCCAATTGTAGCTGTTAATCCCAATAATAAGACCTCAGTATTTGAAACTGTAATGATTTTGATGGCTCAGATGCTTTGCCAAGGGAGTGTTATTGAAAGTGCTAGGAGAGAAAAGGTAAGTCAGGCAGCTCCGCTACCTGTTAAGAACCAATATCATTGGCCAAATCCCCAGTTTTTATCAGGGGGTTAG
- a CDS encoding roadblock/LC7 domain-containing protein: MAINAQKLGYILHNFVTSTADIQGAAVVTTDGLPLASSLPGEMDEERVSAMSAAMLSLGERIGSELARGDIDRIYVEGKEGFSVLTSCGEEAVFLVLASKAAKQGVLMLEIKRTLAELKPMLL; the protein is encoded by the coding sequence ATGGCGATCAATGCTCAAAAATTGGGGTATATCCTGCATAATTTTGTTACATCCACTGCTGATATTCAGGGAGCAGCTGTAGTCACGACCGATGGTTTACCCTTAGCGTCTAGTCTGCCTGGGGAAATGGATGAAGAACGGGTTTCAGCCATGTCTGCAGCTATGCTCTCCTTGGGTGAGCGAATTGGCTCAGAACTGGCTAGAGGTGACATTGACCGGATCTATGTTGAGGGGAAAGAGGGATTTAGCGTTTTGACCAGTTGTGGTGAAGAAGCGGTATTTCTGGTTCTAGCTAGTAAAGCAGCTAAGCAGGGAGTATTGATGTTAGAAATTAAACGGACTCTTGCTGAATTAAAACCAATGTTGCTATAG
- a CDS encoding protoglobin domain-containing protein: MSLDPQEFMTKMEKRVNLTSEDKVLLKSQADWGKEIASEMADHFYTYLGNDEEMDAIMKEKEGRMDRLRATFVQWFYEMFTGMDDWGQAYAERRWRIGLVHVKIGIGPQHVVPAMAIVVQAFTNRIKTDSKDEALRDALSRICMIDLAFIEQAYVEVSSAAVLKETGWTEGLFRRLISTGASSM; the protein is encoded by the coding sequence ATGAGCTTAGATCCCCAGGAATTTATGACTAAGATGGAAAAGCGTGTCAATTTGACCAGTGAAGACAAAGTGCTTCTGAAATCACAGGCAGATTGGGGAAAAGAAATTGCTTCTGAAATGGCAGACCATTTCTATACTTACTTAGGTAATGATGAAGAAATGGATGCCATTATGAAAGAGAAGGAAGGTCGTATGGATCGCCTACGAGCAACCTTTGTGCAATGGTTTTACGAAATGTTCACTGGTATGGATGACTGGGGACAAGCCTATGCTGAACGTCGTTGGCGTATAGGTTTGGTACATGTGAAAATTGGTATCGGTCCTCAACATGTCGTCCCAGCAATGGCAATTGTAGTGCAGGCATTTACTAACCGGATAAAAACTGATAGTAAAGATGAAGCCTTGCGGGATGCCCTCAGTCGGATCTGCATGATTGATTTAGCCTTCATTGAGCAAGCCTATGTAGAAGTGAGTTCGGCAGCGGTTCTCAAAGAAACTGGCTGGACAGAGGGTCTATTTAGACGTCTGATTAGTACTGGCGCTAGCTCTATGTAA
- a CDS encoding ATP/GTP-binding protein, translated as MVQDLSLTQITGLTPPNFPFSSAKTEIYSVLISLGGVNPMKSIRVVVTGTVGAGKSTFVRTASNFEAVEIEGKATDEILLLKKKTTVAFDFGSLTFGNNLNVHIYGTPGQSRFDFMWDILIREAHAYIVLVPVHRPSSLNHSRELLLFMKERVNVPMIIGLTHMDCPGAMTSEEIIRTLGYSNPHNQPPSVIVNPNQRTSVLEALVLLMDLLDS; from the coding sequence TTGGTTCAAGATCTGAGTTTAACTCAAATTACAGGACTTACCCCACCAAATTTCCCTTTCTCATCTGCTAAGACAGAAATCTACTCAGTATTAATTAGCCTTGGTGGAGTAAATCCCATGAAAAGTATCCGTGTCGTAGTAACCGGAACTGTAGGAGCTGGCAAATCTACTTTTGTGAGGACAGCAAGTAATTTTGAAGCTGTGGAAATAGAAGGTAAAGCCACCGACGAAATACTTCTGCTCAAGAAAAAAACTACCGTTGCCTTTGACTTTGGTAGCCTTACCTTTGGTAACAATCTAAATGTTCATATCTACGGTACTCCTGGTCAATCTCGCTTTGACTTCATGTGGGATATTTTGATTCGTGAAGCTCACGCCTATATTGTACTGGTGCCAGTTCATCGACCCAGCAGCTTGAACCACTCTCGTGAGCTTCTCCTGTTTATGAAGGAGCGAGTAAATGTTCCCATGATTATTGGTTTAACCCATATGGATTGTCCAGGGGCAATGACCTCAGAGGAAATTATCAGAACTCTCGGTTATAGCAACCCTCACAATCAACCCCCAAGTGTGATAGTTAATCCCAATCAGCGAACCTCAGTGCTTGAGGCTTTGGTGCTTTTGATGGATCTCCTAGATTCCTAG
- a CDS encoding saccharopine dehydrogenase NADP-binding domain-containing protein: MTDQVLILGGKGRIGNSVAQDLLAHTQAKITITGRQGKLDLALPQQLQPPVQFLPLDLADQEGLRNAIASHNLVIHCAGPFLYRDATVLNTCIEQGVNYLDVSDNRAFTRKALAFREQAAAAGVTAIVNSGIFPGISNSMVRHDVEQLDFAERIHLSYVVAGSGGAGVTVMRTTFLGLQEPFEAWIDNQWQTVKPYSLRETIQFPAPYGKAGVYWFDMPEALTLVDSFPVNTVITKFGSVPDFYNHLTWIAAHIFPSSWLKNPAGIEFLSHVSHIMTDVSDRISGVGVAIRSEVTGYKDGKSARAGSTLVHENTAVAAGVGTGSIAELMLTGQLNKPGVWPVEQALSTPLFEQTIQSRGLEINTVGD; encoded by the coding sequence ATGACAGACCAGGTTTTAATCCTAGGAGGCAAAGGACGAATCGGGAACAGTGTAGCGCAAGACTTACTTGCCCATACTCAGGCGAAAATTACGATTACCGGACGTCAGGGTAAACTTGACCTAGCATTGCCACAACAGTTACAGCCCCCCGTGCAGTTTCTTCCTCTAGACTTAGCTGATCAGGAGGGGTTAAGAAATGCGATCGCATCTCACAACCTAGTAATCCATTGTGCTGGTCCGTTTCTCTACCGAGACGCTACTGTCCTAAACACTTGCATCGAACAAGGGGTTAACTATCTCGATGTCAGTGACAACCGTGCTTTTACCCGTAAAGCCTTAGCCTTCCGTGAACAAGCTGCTGCTGCTGGTGTCACCGCTATTGTGAATTCTGGCATTTTTCCTGGTATCTCGAATAGCATGGTGCGTCACGATGTGGAACAGTTAGATTTTGCAGAACGGATTCACCTGAGCTATGTAGTTGCGGGTTCTGGTGGTGCTGGAGTGACGGTGATGCGTACTACTTTCCTGGGATTGCAAGAACCCTTTGAAGCTTGGATTGATAATCAGTGGCAAACCGTGAAACCTTATAGCCTACGCGAAACCATCCAATTCCCTGCTCCCTATGGTAAAGCTGGTGTCTACTGGTTTGATATGCCAGAAGCCTTGACCTTAGTGGACTCATTCCCCGTTAACACGGTAATCACTAAATTTGGCTCAGTTCCCGATTTTTATAATCATCTGACCTGGATAGCTGCCCATATCTTTCCCTCATCTTGGCTGAAAAATCCCGCTGGAATCGAGTTTTTGTCCCATGTCAGCCACATCATGACCGATGTAAGCGATCGCATTAGTGGCGTTGGTGTTGCCATTCGCTCAGAGGTTACTGGTTACAAAGATGGTAAATCAGCCCGTGCTGGCTCAACCTTAGTCCATGAGAATACTGCTGTCGCTGCTGGGGTCGGTACTGGTAGTATTGCTGAACTGATGCTTACTGGTCAACTCAATAAACCGGGAGTTTGGCCGGTGGAACAAGCCCTGTCTACGCCATTATTTGAGCAAACTATACAAAGTCGAGGACTTGAGATTAATACTGTTGGAGATTGA
- a CDS encoding LuxR C-terminal-related transcriptional regulator, with amino-acid sequence MNTITNSLERANTQAQQLDKVFLQGILEGFIDGILILSTKGKILHANESARLLLHKLTPDSKQSNLVPKQIWRVCQALKYSVKSYHSQAVIIDSHLTTSQSTTVRIRVRWLKLELSKEPLILVTLEDQHQSIQNLVLAEVYHYGLTPREAEVWLLRRVNYSYKDIAAKLFITLSTVKKHMKNIHAKQKMALFLEHNLVSG; translated from the coding sequence ATGAATACTATCACCAACTCTTTAGAAAGGGCAAATACTCAAGCACAACAGTTAGATAAGGTTTTCTTACAAGGGATACTGGAAGGATTTATTGATGGCATTTTGATTTTGAGTACAAAAGGAAAGATACTTCATGCCAATGAATCTGCTCGCCTTCTGTTGCATAAACTCACACCAGACAGTAAACAATCTAATTTGGTGCCTAAACAAATCTGGCGTGTCTGCCAAGCTTTGAAGTACAGTGTTAAGTCCTATCATTCTCAGGCAGTTATTATAGATTCTCATCTTACTACGAGTCAGTCAACTACTGTTCGGATACGAGTTCGATGGCTCAAATTAGAGTTATCCAAAGAACCTTTGATTTTAGTCACTCTTGAAGACCAACATCAATCCATTCAAAATCTAGTGCTTGCAGAAGTTTACCACTATGGTTTAACTCCTCGTGAAGCAGAAGTCTGGTTACTGCGTCGAGTCAATTACTCCTATAAAGACATTGCCGCTAAGCTATTCATTACCCTCAGCACAGTGAAGAAGCACATGAAAAATATTCATGCTAAACAGAAAATGGCTCTTTTTCTAGAGCATAATCTTGTGTCGGGATAA
- a CDS encoding chloride channel protein: MTSETAEVLSVNQRTNQTEKSDRDNKPVKLAYIKLILCATGIGIAGGLVATSYYFVLEQCLHFVWHWLPEFLEPYFPSWLPSWNYVWIATTIGGFFVGLSLYFLGLPGEMALVIEKVHDPGRMEPRQTPGMIVTSLISITAGGSAGPEAPLVQINGSLGSWLGVKLKLAISHIRILTFCGMSAALGAFFGAPIGGALFALEIPHRRSLEYYEAIVPAIVASIFSFSVFRFGTGLNVGGIYRFNLFDTLPTLSWLNLIEGALLGVAGGLAAIVFIYIFRFTKSWIKSIEHRHILLATLGGLSIGLIAVFFPQTLFFSEEQIETVIEQGPTLGVTMLLGIALAKMFAISFTLHGGFRGGFIFPLFFIGANLGLAISIALPEIHPTIAMLCLMAAVNVAVTKTPVSSTVILSVLSDTSILPIIAIASFASFLLTTNISLLKTQRSRSQEGIPVMA; the protein is encoded by the coding sequence ATGACATCAGAGACGGCTGAAGTATTATCGGTAAATCAAAGGACTAATCAGACGGAAAAATCAGATAGGGACAATAAACCGGTCAAGCTAGCTTATATCAAGCTAATCCTCTGCGCTACAGGGATTGGCATTGCTGGCGGATTAGTAGCAACTAGCTACTATTTTGTCCTAGAACAGTGTTTGCATTTTGTTTGGCATTGGTTACCCGAATTTCTAGAACCCTATTTCCCGAGTTGGCTACCCTCTTGGAATTATGTGTGGATTGCCACTACCATTGGTGGGTTTTTCGTGGGCTTATCCCTCTACTTCTTGGGGTTACCCGGTGAAATGGCGTTGGTGATTGAAAAAGTCCACGATCCAGGCAGGATGGAGCCTCGTCAAACTCCTGGCATGATTGTGACCTCTCTAATTTCCATCACCGCTGGCGGGAGTGCAGGACCAGAAGCACCATTGGTACAGATTAATGGTAGCTTAGGTAGCTGGCTAGGAGTCAAGCTTAAACTGGCAATCAGCCATATCCGGATATTGACCTTCTGCGGGATGAGTGCTGCTCTTGGTGCCTTTTTTGGTGCGCCGATCGGGGGGGCATTGTTTGCCCTAGAAATTCCCCACCGCCGGAGTCTGGAATACTATGAAGCCATCGTACCAGCCATTGTCGCGTCAATTTTTAGCTTCTCTGTTTTCCGCTTTGGTACTGGGTTAAATGTGGGAGGAATTTACCGCTTTAACCTTTTTGATACATTACCTACTCTGTCCTGGCTAAATTTAATTGAGGGTGCATTACTCGGGGTTGCTGGTGGATTAGCAGCTATCGTGTTTATCTATATCTTTCGCTTTACCAAGTCTTGGATTAAATCGATTGAACATCGCCACATTTTGCTAGCTACACTAGGCGGATTATCTATCGGGTTGATTGCTGTATTCTTTCCCCAAACCCTATTTTTTAGTGAGGAGCAAATTGAAACAGTCATTGAACAAGGTCCCACTTTGGGGGTAACCATGTTACTAGGGATTGCCTTGGCAAAAATGTTTGCGATCAGTTTTACCCTCCACGGTGGGTTTAGAGGCGGATTTATCTTTCCTCTATTTTTCATCGGTGCTAATCTCGGTTTAGCTATCTCCATCGCCTTACCCGAAATTCACCCCACCATTGCTATGCTTTGCCTGATGGCAGCAGTGAATGTGGCTGTCACCAAAACACCGGTCAGTAGCACGGTTATTCTTAGCGTTCTGTCTGATACCTCGATTCTTCCAATTATTGCTATTGCTAGCTTTGCCAGTTTCTTGTTGACTACTAATATTTCTTTGCTTAAAACTCAGCGATCGCGTAGTCAGGAGGGTATCCCAGTAATGGCTTAA
- the nrtS gene encoding nitrate/nitrite transporter NrtS yields MKPLKEFCLSVVDLELMPTALKVALVVGSVLFVINHGSALLQGQMNRERWISGGLTYMIPYLVNIHGQYTIRYRQMARRGKANSNRNSG; encoded by the coding sequence GTGAAACCTCTAAAAGAGTTCTGTCTAAGTGTTGTTGATCTCGAATTGATGCCAACTGCGCTGAAGGTGGCTTTGGTCGTTGGCTCAGTTCTGTTTGTGATCAATCATGGTTCTGCTCTGCTACAAGGGCAGATGAATCGAGAGCGATGGATTTCAGGGGGTTTAACCTATATGATTCCCTACTTGGTCAACATTCATGGTCAGTACACCATCCGTTATAGGCAAATGGCTCGAAGAGGAAAAGCAAATTCTAATCGCAATTCTGGTTAA
- a CDS encoding aminotransferase class IV yields MSKPCFWYNGQLIEGNSLSLTIDEPGFIYGATVFTTLRVYHQSLDHPLTDWTNHCHRLQSTLQAFGWQQPDWEQLRQGAQSLITLYPVLRITLFPDGRELIMGRSLPANLAQWQEQGITAWVAQSPSLKFHRCLPTHKTGNYLSPWLGKQMAQNMGAQEAILVDNHGNWLETSTGNLWGWRDGQWWTPPVEAGILPGVMRSHLIEWLTCQNQRVCEEPWSPELVGQLDAIAYTNCVVEVVPIHRVIQGNSERVYDPLHPVFQDLGQLNY; encoded by the coding sequence ATGTCAAAACCCTGCTTCTGGTACAATGGCCAGCTAATTGAGGGCAACTCCCTGAGTCTGACCATTGATGAGCCAGGATTTATCTATGGCGCTACAGTTTTTACGACCTTACGAGTTTATCATCAGTCATTAGATCACCCACTAACCGATTGGACTAATCATTGCCATCGCCTCCAATCGACTCTACAAGCATTTGGTTGGCAACAGCCGGATTGGGAGCAATTGCGCCAGGGAGCACAATCACTGATCACCCTTTACCCAGTGCTGAGAATTACCCTATTCCCCGATGGGCGAGAATTGATTATGGGTCGTTCTCTGCCAGCCAATTTAGCCCAGTGGCAAGAACAGGGTATCACCGCTTGGGTAGCCCAGTCCCCCTCCCTAAAATTTCATCGCTGCTTACCCACTCACAAGACCGGGAATTACTTATCTCCATGGCTGGGGAAGCAAATGGCGCAAAATATGGGAGCACAGGAAGCGATTCTGGTAGATAATCACGGCAATTGGCTGGAAACTAGCACAGGTAACTTATGGGGATGGAGAGATGGTCAGTGGTGGACACCACCAGTGGAAGCTGGAATTTTACCAGGTGTGATGCGATCGCATTTAATTGAGTGGCTGACTTGCCAAAATCAGAGAGTTTGTGAGGAACCTTGGTCACCCGAGTTGGTAGGACAGTTGGATGCGATCGCATACACTAACTGCGTGGTGGAGGTTGTTCCCATTCACCGGGTCATTCAAGGCAATTCTGAACGAGTTTATGACCCACTACACCCAGTTTTCCAAGACTTAGGACAGCTTAACTATTAA